The window tatatatattctctcttggtgaatgaatggaataagtcaagattgtatagtttctacattaATTGACACAAGAAAACCTATGTAAGAGAAGTCTCACTCTATGCAATAGGTACTACTTATGTGAGAGAGAGTGAAACCATCTCTCTCTTACTCCTCCATTGCTCAATAACAGTACACCTCTGAcagtatatgtatgtgtatgtgtatatatatactagttatgtgaggcccgtgctaagcccgggcccaaactcaagatataaaagtagatattttaactaaagaaatataatttgtgttagtacaagtgtacaacaataacaataaccatatacccattgtagtcccccAAGTGGGTAGtcatatgaaagcaaaattttcattccattcttttaatattttaacttccattttgatgaaattatttacttcaaatcaaatgtggagccagaatttgacatttataacttatgtatcctaattttctgaagttatttagttctaaataaataatctatacatagttaatgaacttttaaggcaaatacataatttaacttgtgcagcggatggagttgttcctctcttaattagggattaggggttcgaacatggatatggaaaaaatctttggaggaagcgctccccccgaataggcgcgatacagtgcgaattatctggattaattgggctcaaatgcggatatcgagcaccaaccagaaaaccaaagaacatgaaaaatgaggtaggaggttcgatagcttttgaaaagtagaccttaaaaacaaaaaacaaaaaatttgacttaaataaataagattaggacctaaaagtaattaattaaaaggtttttaaaaaaaattgaaaattattgtgaggactacaaaagtccccaggttcgatagcttttgaaaagtagaccttaaaaacaaaaaacaaaaaaattgacttaaacaaataagattaggacctaaaagtaattaattaaaaaatttttaaaaaattggtAAATTATTATGAGGAttacaaaagtcctcacatttgcACTCTGAAGATCAAGCTCAACAGAATACATTCTTACTCCTTTCGGTGTAGAACGACTTACATAGATCAAGCCAAAACTTGCTAATTTTGATAGAGTCCTATATACTTGATAGTGGACATACTTTTGTCGTTTCAGTTTTGCCAGCCTTTTGATGTAATCACAACAGCACCTTCTTTGTGCAGTATACATCAATAAAAGCCATTTTTTCCCGATAAGAAAAACACAAAAATGTCACTGAAGGACTATATTTAACATGTGTATATTGGCTTATTTAACAAATACAGAGATCAAACTTCTTCATTCACAAGTCATAGTAGCCGCTTTTCTTAAAGGATTATACCATAAAGAGTTGGAGCTTAATTGGATCAGGTAATAAGTTTAAAAAACAGAGATGTCATTGACCATGATCCCTCACAGACAAGTTCACTAGCAGTACAGGCATTGGGCTAAGTAAGAAAATGAAGTCACAGAAACGCACCCCCAAACTCAGGAGAATCAAAGCCAACAGCATAAAGGCGCTGTACTTTACCCATCTCACTTGCACGAGCAAGGAAATTAAAGTCGAATACTTTTATATTGAATTCCTGCAAGCCAATTGAACAGTCACTTGTAAAATGTCAACACGTAAGGAATTATATAAGGTTCAGCTGTTACCTCGTCAGACACAATGCCAGAAGGTCTGATTTCACGGAAAGTAAATTGCTTCTCGTGCAACCAGGCAATGAGGCTAGCCAGTTGACCAGCCACCTTTATTCTATCACGGAATTCAAAGCTATTGTCTGCCAAAGGTACAAATGACCCGTCAAGAGCATACAGTAATAACAGAACTAGTAAAATTTAGTAATAAACTATAGCTTCTGAGAATTTCTTGAGTACCCATATGACTATAAAGAATGTCATTCAACAAAAACCTTAATGGTCTTCCATTTTCACGAGTTGGTCTTTCATCATACACAACTGCGAGTGTTTTCTGAAAACAGAAACCCTTTAACTTCATCAAACATGGATGTCGGTTTTCATCCGTCAGTATTTCAAGCTCATTCTGCAAATTTTCCAAATAGCTTAGCCACATATGTGATCAGAGAGAAAGAGAAATCAGATCCAATATAACCACGGTGATAACATACACAAAATCTTGATGGATGGTCACAATAGACCCGACTATGTCCCATTGGATAAAGGAAATCCCATGTTTTGATGATAACTTCTTCCGTTCCTCCGTCATTGTCATCGAGAATGGAACCTTTGTACAATCTCCCATGCATAGTGTATCCAATTGGCACGTTAGAGTTTTTGGTCATATCTTTCAATTCCTCAAAGTTGTATGATTTCACATTACCCAAGATGGTTGGAGTCATTTTCCAGGGAATATTGCTGATATTCAACAAGGAATATATAATTAGTGTTGAGAATTTGCAAATAAAGATCCTCAAACTAGTCATCtatctccttttttttctttttttttttcatttaaaaaaaaaaaaaatcaagaggtCATCTCTCTCCTTATAATTTTGGAACATGGACAGATTCCTATTTAATACATACTTTTAGTAGTATACCCATGTTCTAGAAATCCTAGATGATTCTCACCAAGCAATTACCTCTCTTAAAAGTTGGGTGAGAAATGCAAGTATATCTATCTATGCAAAATTTGAAAGGTCTATAATCGTTAAGGTGTATTTTCTGGGTTCTGAAAACGTAACCAAATAATTGACAAAAGCCAAGAAAATATACTCATCATTGATGGCCCAGTACTCTATCAATCTAGAGCAGGACTCTTTGAACGATTCAGCCATCTCGTAACAGCCTTTTCTCTGGGAATCAATATAGTTTTGCTCTTGAAAATAGTACCCATGAATGCATCCCGGATCCTTCAATATCCTCCTCATCTTTTCCACGGTTTCCAGGCGTTGTTCCATTGATTTTGCACTTTGCAGAGAATGAAAAATTGCCTTTGATCATCTAGAGAAACTAAAGGCATTGCATGCaatacattttatatatatatatatatatatatatatataggtgag is drawn from Lycium barbarum isolate Lr01 chromosome 8, ASM1917538v2, whole genome shotgun sequence and contains these coding sequences:
- the LOC132605633 gene encoding probable serine/threonine-protein kinase PBL11 isoform X1, which encodes MEQRLETVEKMRRILKDPGCIHGYYFQEQNYIDSQRKGCYEMAESFKESCSRLIEYWAINDDNIPWKMTPTILGNVKSYNFEELKDMTKNSNVPIGYTMHGRLYKGSILDDNDGGTEEVIIKTWDFLYPMGHSRVYCDHPSRFCNELEILTDENRHPCLMKLKGFCFQKTLAVVYDERPTRENGRPLRFLLNDILYSHMDNSFEFRDRIKVAGQLASLIAWLHEKQFTFREIRPSGIVSDEEFNIKVFDFNFLARASEMGKVQRLYAVGFDSPEFGGSQPLEADVYMFGILLVELFIDVNEEIPPPHYHWIQGQLQSGRKSIVDKTLLRDEDDELFANRITTIAADCLDKDPTTRVAMKYVSDQLSDLMVEAAKERGTKRKIEELS
- the LOC132605633 gene encoding probable serine/threonine-protein kinase PBL11 isoform X2, with the translated sequence MEQRLETVEKMRRILKDPGCIHGYYFQEQNYIDSQRKGCYEMAESFKESCSRLIEYWAINDDNIPWKMTPTILGNVKSYNFEELKDMTKNSNVPIGYTMHGRLYKGSILDDNDGGTEEVIIKTWDFLYPMGHSRVYCDHPSRFCNELEILTDENRHPCLMKLKGFCFQKTLAVVYDERPTRENGRPLRFLLNDILYSHMDNSFEFRDRIKVAGQLASLIAWLHEKQFTFREIRPSGIVSDEEFNIKVFDFNFLARASEMGSQPLEADVYMFGILLVELFIDVNEEIPPPHYHWIQGQLQSGRKSIVDKTLLRDEDDELFANRITTIAADCLDKDPTTRVAMKYVSDQLSDLMVEAAKERGTKRKIEELS